One stretch of Streptomyces sp. R21 DNA includes these proteins:
- a CDS encoding GNAT family N-acetyltransferase has protein sequence MDIEIRRAAPGDYTPLGEITAGAYLDDGLLDFGESDSYLGELRNVAKRAAAAEVLVAAEGTRLLGGVTFVPQGGPMADIAREGEAEIRMLAVIKDARGKGAGAALVRACLDRARTTPGCMRVVLSTQSSMHAAHRIYERLGFTRAPERDWNPIPELDDIMLLAYELTL, from the coding sequence ATGGACATCGAGATCCGCCGGGCGGCCCCCGGCGACTACACGCCTCTCGGAGAGATCACCGCAGGGGCCTACCTCGACGACGGCCTCCTCGACTTCGGCGAGAGCGACAGCTACCTCGGCGAGCTGCGGAACGTGGCGAAGCGAGCCGCCGCGGCCGAGGTCCTCGTCGCCGCCGAGGGCACCCGCCTGCTCGGAGGCGTGACCTTCGTGCCGCAGGGCGGCCCCATGGCCGACATCGCCCGCGAGGGAGAGGCCGAGATCCGGATGCTGGCGGTCATCAAGGACGCCCGCGGCAAGGGCGCGGGGGCCGCCCTCGTGCGCGCGTGCCTCGACCGCGCCCGCACCACGCCCGGCTGCATGCGCGTCGTCCTGTCGACCCAGAGCTCCATGCACGCCGCCCACCGCATCTACGAACGCCTCGGCTTCACCCGCGCCCCCGAGCGTGACTGGAACCCGATCCCGGAGCTCGACGACATCATGCTGCTCGCCTACGAGTTGACGCTCTGA
- a CDS encoding DUF3311 domain-containing protein, which yields MSEVTDVPDTSGAPDANPPVVTPVRVVIALCLFAPFVAMLWVGSYAKTDPAFAGIPFFYWYQILWVVISTALTMLAYQLWKRDQRARTSQKGGAGA from the coding sequence ATGTCGGAAGTGACGGATGTGCCAGACACGTCAGGTGCACCTGACGCGAACCCACCGGTGGTGACACCGGTCCGTGTGGTGATCGCCCTCTGCCTGTTCGCGCCGTTCGTGGCGATGCTGTGGGTCGGCTCGTACGCGAAGACCGACCCGGCGTTCGCCGGTATCCCGTTCTTCTACTGGTACCAGATTCTGTGGGTGGTCATCTCCACGGCGCTCACGATGCTCGCGTACCAGCTGTGGAAGCGTGACCAGCGCGCCCGCACCTCGCAGAAGGGCGGTGCGGGGGCATGA
- the mctP gene encoding monocarboxylate uptake permease MctP, translating to MKDGVNGVALGVFIFFFLAVTVLGFLAARWRRADNEHSLDEWGLGGRSFGTWVTWFLLGGDLYTAYTFVAVPAAIYAAGAAGFFAVPYTILVYPLIFTFLPRLWSVSHKHGYVTTSDFVRGRFGSKGLSLAVAVTGILATMPYIALQLVGIQAVLDVMGVGGGEGTNWFVKDLPLLIAFGVLAAYTYSSGLRAPALIAFVKDTLIYIVIAVAIIYIPIKLGGFDEIFQAASDKYAKAGAGGVVPAPAGQWTYATLALGSALALFMYPHSITATLSSRSREVIRRNTTILPLYSLMLGLLALLGFMAIAAGVNVQNGQLAIPQLFENMFPDWFAGVAFAAIGIGALVPAAIMSIAAANLFTRNIYKDFIKPDATPQQETKVSKLVSLLVKVGALVFVLTMDKTVAINFQLLGGIWILQTFPALVGGLFTRWFHRWALLGGWAVGMVYGTLAAYGVASPTQKHFGGSSKEIPGIGEIGYIGLTAFVLNVAVTVVLTFALRAFKAPDGIDETSPADYTADAGDAGVQVELPPATAGASH from the coding sequence ATGAAGGACGGTGTGAACGGAGTCGCCCTCGGCGTCTTCATCTTCTTCTTCCTGGCCGTCACGGTCCTGGGCTTCCTGGCGGCCCGCTGGCGCAGGGCCGACAACGAGCACAGCCTCGACGAATGGGGCCTGGGCGGACGTTCGTTCGGCACCTGGGTCACCTGGTTCCTGCTCGGCGGCGACCTGTACACGGCGTACACCTTCGTCGCCGTACCGGCCGCGATCTACGCGGCGGGCGCAGCCGGCTTCTTCGCGGTGCCGTACACGATCCTGGTCTACCCGCTGATCTTCACCTTCCTGCCGCGCCTGTGGTCGGTGTCGCACAAGCACGGGTACGTGACGACGTCGGACTTCGTGCGCGGGCGCTTCGGCTCGAAGGGGCTGTCGCTGGCGGTCGCCGTCACCGGCATCCTCGCCACGATGCCGTACATCGCGCTCCAACTGGTCGGCATCCAGGCCGTCCTGGACGTGATGGGCGTCGGCGGCGGCGAGGGCACCAACTGGTTCGTGAAGGACCTGCCGCTGCTGATCGCCTTCGGCGTGCTGGCGGCCTACACGTACTCGTCCGGTCTGCGGGCCCCCGCCCTGATCGCGTTCGTGAAGGACACCCTGATCTACATCGTCATCGCGGTGGCGATCATCTACATCCCGATCAAGCTGGGCGGCTTCGACGAGATCTTCCAGGCCGCGAGCGACAAGTACGCGAAGGCGGGCGCGGGCGGCGTGGTGCCCGCACCGGCCGGCCAGTGGACGTACGCCACTCTCGCGCTCGGCTCGGCACTGGCGCTGTTCATGTATCCGCACTCGATCACGGCGACGCTGTCCTCGCGCAGCCGTGAGGTGATCCGCCGCAACACCACGATCCTGCCGCTGTACTCGCTGATGCTGGGCCTGCTGGCGCTGCTCGGGTTCATGGCGATCGCGGCCGGTGTGAACGTGCAGAACGGCCAGCTCGCCATCCCGCAGCTGTTCGAGAACATGTTCCCGGACTGGTTCGCGGGCGTCGCGTTCGCCGCGATCGGCATCGGCGCGCTCGTGCCGGCGGCCATCATGTCCATCGCCGCGGCGAACCTCTTCACCCGCAACATCTACAAGGACTTCATCAAGCCGGACGCGACGCCGCAGCAGGAGACCAAGGTCTCCAAGCTGGTCTCGCTCCTGGTGAAGGTCGGCGCGCTGGTCTTCGTCCTCACCATGGACAAGACGGTCGCCATCAACTTCCAGCTGCTCGGCGGCATCTGGATCCTGCAGACCTTCCCGGCCCTGGTCGGCGGCCTGTTCACCCGCTGGTTCCACCGCTGGGCGCTGCTCGGCGGCTGGGCGGTCGGCATGGTCTACGGCACGCTCGCCGCATACGGTGTCGCCTCGCCGACCCAGAAGCACTTCGGCGGCAGCTCCAAGGAGATCCCCGGCATCGGGGAGATCGGCTACATCGGTCTGACGGCCTTCGTGCTGAACGTGGCGGTGACGGTGGTCCTGACCTTCGCCCTGCGCGCGTTCAAGGCCCCCGACGGCATCGACGAGACGTCCCCGGCCGACTACACGGCGGACGCGGGCGACGCCGGCGTACAGGTGGAACTCCCGCCGGCGACGGCGGGCGCGAGCCACTAG
- a CDS encoding ribonucleotide-diphosphate reductase subunit beta, with translation MTTPNTEKNLLDPGFELTLRPMRYPDFYERYRDAIKNTWTVEEVDLHSDVADLAKLSEGEQHMIGRLVAFFATGDSIVANNLVLTLYKHINSPEARLYLSRQLFEEAVHVQFYLTLLDTYLPNPEDRAAAFDAVENIPSIREKAEFCFKWINEVEKLDSLQTQADRRRFLLNLICFAACIEGLFFYGAFAYVYWFRSRGLLHGLATGTNWVFRDETMHMSFAFEVVDTVRKEEPELFDDRLQQEVTDMLREAVEAELQFARDLCGDGLPGMNTDSMRQYLECVADQRLQRLGFAPVYGSENPFSFMELQGVQELTNFFERRPSAYQVAVEGSVDLDEDF, from the coding sequence ATGACGACCCCGAACACCGAGAAGAACCTCCTCGACCCGGGCTTCGAGCTGACCCTGCGTCCCATGCGCTACCCCGACTTCTACGAGCGCTACCGGGACGCGATCAAGAACACCTGGACGGTGGAGGAGGTCGACCTCCACTCGGACGTCGCCGACCTGGCGAAGCTGTCCGAGGGCGAGCAGCACATGATCGGCCGGCTGGTCGCGTTCTTCGCGACGGGCGACTCGATCGTCGCGAACAACCTGGTGCTGACGCTGTACAAGCACATCAACTCCCCCGAGGCGCGGCTGTACCTGAGCCGTCAGCTCTTCGAGGAGGCCGTGCACGTCCAGTTCTATCTGACGCTGCTCGACACCTATCTGCCCAATCCGGAGGACAGGGCGGCCGCCTTCGACGCGGTCGAGAACATCCCGTCCATCCGTGAGAAGGCCGAGTTCTGCTTCAAGTGGATCAACGAGGTCGAGAAGCTGGACAGCCTGCAGACGCAGGCCGACCGCCGCCGCTTCCTGCTGAACCTGATCTGCTTCGCCGCGTGCATCGAGGGCCTGTTCTTCTACGGCGCCTTCGCGTACGTCTACTGGTTCCGCAGCCGGGGTCTGCTGCACGGTCTCGCCACGGGCACCAACTGGGTGTTCCGCGACGAGACGATGCACATGTCCTTCGCGTTCGAGGTCGTCGACACCGTCCGCAAGGAGGAGCCGGAGCTCTTCGACGACCGGCTCCAGCAGGAGGTCACCGACATGCTGCGGGAGGCCGTCGAGGCCGAGCTGCAGTTCGCGCGCGACCTGTGCGGTGACGGCCTCCCGGGGATGAACACCGACTCGATGCGGCAGTACCTGGAGTGCGTCGCCGACCAGCGTCTCCAGCGTCTCGGCTTCGCCCCGGTGTACGGCTCCGAGAACCCCTTCTCCTTCATGGAGCTCCAGGGGGTTCAGGAACTGACCAACTTCTTCGAGCGACGACCTTCGGCGTACCAGGTCGCGGTGGAGGGCAGCGTCGACCTCGACGAGGACTTCTGA
- a CDS encoding GntR family transcriptional regulator: MSTDVSSAENEGGAPIRTARVPKYYRLKKHLLDMTETQAPGTPVPPERTLAAEFDTSRTTVRQALQELVVEGRLERIQGKGTFVAKPKVTQSLQLTSYTEDMRAQGLEPTSQLLDIGYITADDTLADLLDITAGGRVLRIERLRMANGEPMAIETTHLSAKRFPALRRSLVKYTSLYTALAEVYDVHLAEAEETIETSLATPREAGLLGTDVGLPMLMLSRHSLDNDGEPVEWVRSVYRGDRYKFTTRLKRPQD; encoded by the coding sequence ATGAGCACCGACGTCAGCAGTGCGGAGAACGAGGGTGGGGCCCCCATCCGTACCGCGCGCGTGCCCAAGTACTACCGCCTGAAGAAACACCTTCTCGACATGACGGAGACGCAGGCGCCCGGCACACCGGTGCCTCCCGAGCGCACCCTCGCCGCCGAGTTCGACACCTCACGCACCACCGTGCGCCAGGCCCTGCAGGAGCTGGTCGTCGAGGGCCGCCTCGAACGCATCCAGGGCAAGGGCACCTTCGTCGCCAAGCCGAAGGTCACCCAGTCCCTCCAACTCACCTCGTACACCGAGGACATGCGCGCCCAGGGCCTGGAGCCGACCTCGCAGCTCCTGGACATCGGGTACATCACCGCCGACGACACCCTCGCCGACCTGCTCGACATCACGGCGGGAGGGCGGGTGCTGCGCATCGAGCGGCTGCGCATGGCCAACGGCGAGCCGATGGCCATCGAGACGACCCACCTCTCCGCCAAGCGCTTCCCCGCCCTGCGCAGGTCGCTGGTCAAGTACACCTCGCTCTACACCGCGCTCGCCGAGGTCTACGACGTCCATCTCGCCGAGGCCGAGGAGACCATCGAGACCTCCCTGGCCACCCCGCGCGAGGCCGGCCTGCTCGGCACCGACGTGGGCCTGCCCATGCTGATGCTCTCCCGCCACTCCCTCGACAACGACGGCGAGCCGGTGGAGTGGGTGCGGTCGGTGTACCGGGGCGACCGGTACAAGTTCACGACCAGGCTCAAGCGGCCGCAGGATTGA
- a CDS encoding ribonucleoside-diphosphate reductase subunit alpha, with product MTIAPVDPASATEATAATVTGAEADAPGTALLRTLTDLTADLPDADPGRVAAAALRGRSARADETELRELATEAAAGLISEDPAYSRLAARLLTISIAAEAASQGVTSFSGSVAVGHREGLIADRTADFVRLHTARLDALIDTGADDRFGYFGLRTLHSRYLLRHPITRKVVETPQHFMLRVASGLAEDDTSRAVDEVAALYRLMSRLDYLPSSPTLFNSGTRHPQMSSCYLLDSPLDELDSIYDRYHQVARLSKHAGGIGLSYSRIRSRGSLIRGTNGHSNGIVPFLKTLDASVAAVNQGGRRKGAAAVYLETWHSDIEEFLELRDNTGEDARRTHNLNLAHWIPDEFMRRVNEDGVWSLFSPADVPELVDLWGDAFDAAYRKAEEAGLAKKTIPARDLYGRMMRTLAQTGNGWMTFKDAANRTANQTAEPGHTVHSSNLCTEILEVTDDGETAVCNLGSVNLGSFVVGGDIDWDRLDETVRTAVTFLDRVVDINFYPTEQAGRSNAKWRPVGLGAMGLQDVFFKLRIPFDSPEAKALSTRIAERIMLAAYEASTDLAERNGPLPAWEKTRTARGVLHPDHYDVELTWPERWAALRSRIASVGMRNSLLLAIAPTATIASIAGVYECIEPQVSNLFKRETLSGEFLQVNSYLVDELKKLGVWDAQTREALRESGGSVQGFTWVPQDVRDLYRTAWEIPQRGLIDMAAARTPFLDQAQSLNLFLETPTIGKLSSMYAYAWKSGLKTTYYLRSRPATRIARAAQAQTPIPVQQATPDEDAVACSLENPESCEACQ from the coding sequence GTGACCATCGCGCCAGTCGATCCGGCTTCAGCGACCGAGGCGACCGCGGCCACCGTGACAGGGGCCGAGGCCGACGCTCCGGGAACCGCGTTGCTGCGGACCCTGACCGACCTCACCGCCGACCTCCCCGACGCCGACCCCGGCCGGGTCGCCGCCGCCGCGCTGCGCGGCCGGTCCGCCCGGGCGGACGAGACGGAGCTGCGCGAGCTGGCCACCGAGGCGGCCGCGGGTCTCATCTCCGAGGACCCCGCCTACTCCCGGCTCGCCGCGCGCCTGCTGACGATCAGCATCGCCGCCGAGGCCGCGTCGCAGGGTGTCACGTCGTTCTCCGGCTCGGTCGCGGTCGGGCACCGCGAGGGTCTGATCGCCGACCGCACCGCCGACTTCGTACGGCTGCACACGGCCCGTCTCGACGCGCTGATCGACACCGGCGCCGACGACCGCTTCGGCTACTTCGGCCTGCGCACCCTGCACAGCCGCTACCTGCTCCGGCACCCGATCACCCGCAAGGTCGTCGAGACGCCCCAGCACTTCATGCTGCGCGTGGCCTCGGGCCTCGCCGAGGACGACACCAGCCGAGCGGTGGACGAAGTGGCGGCGCTCTACCGCCTGATGAGCCGCCTCGACTACCTGCCCTCCTCCCCCACGCTCTTCAACTCCGGTACGCGGCACCCCCAGATGTCGTCCTGCTACCTCCTCGACTCCCCGCTGGACGAGCTGGACTCCATCTACGACCGCTACCACCAGGTCGCGCGCCTCTCGAAGCACGCGGGCGGTATCGGCCTGTCGTACTCCCGTATCCGCTCCCGCGGTTCGCTGATCCGCGGCACCAACGGGCACTCCAACGGCATCGTCCCGTTCCTGAAGACCCTCGACGCCTCGGTCGCCGCGGTGAACCAGGGCGGCCGGCGCAAGGGCGCGGCCGCGGTCTACCTGGAGACCTGGCACTCGGACATCGAGGAGTTCCTGGAGCTGCGCGACAACACCGGTGAGGACGCCCGGCGTACGCACAACCTGAACCTCGCGCACTGGATCCCGGACGAGTTCATGCGCCGGGTCAACGAGGACGGCGTCTGGTCGCTGTTCTCGCCGGCCGACGTGCCCGAGCTGGTCGACCTGTGGGGCGACGCGTTCGACGCCGCCTACCGCAAGGCGGAGGAGGCCGGGCTCGCCAAGAAGACCATTCCGGCCCGCGATCTGTACGGCCGCATGATGCGCACCCTCGCGCAGACCGGCAACGGCTGGATGACCTTCAAGGACGCCGCCAACCGCACCGCCAACCAGACGGCGGAGCCGGGCCACACCGTCCACTCCTCGAACCTGTGCACCGAGATCCTGGAGGTCACCGACGACGGGGAGACGGCGGTCTGCAACCTCGGCTCGGTGAACCTCGGTTCGTTCGTCGTCGGCGGCGACATCGACTGGGACCGCCTGGACGAGACCGTCCGCACGGCCGTCACCTTCCTCGACCGCGTCGTCGACATCAACTTCTACCCGACCGAGCAGGCGGGCCGGTCGAACGCGAAGTGGCGTCCCGTCGGCCTCGGCGCGATGGGCCTCCAGGACGTCTTCTTCAAGCTGCGCATCCCCTTCGACTCGCCCGAGGCCAAGGCCCTCTCCACGCGCATCGCCGAGCGCATCATGCTCGCCGCGTACGAGGCCTCCACCGACCTCGCCGAGCGCAACGGGCCCCTCCCCGCCTGGGAGAAGACCCGTACGGCCCGCGGCGTCCTGCACCCCGACCACTACGACGTCGAGCTGACCTGGCCGGAGCGCTGGGCGGCCCTGCGCTCCCGTATCGCCTCCGTCGGCATGCGCAACTCGCTGCTCCTGGCGATCGCGCCGACCGCCACCATCGCGTCCATCGCGGGCGTCTACGAGTGCATCGAGCCGCAGGTCTCCAACCTGTTCAAGCGCGAGACGCTGTCCGGCGAGTTCCTCCAGGTCAACTCCTACCTGGTCGACGAGTTGAAGAAGCTCGGCGTGTGGGACGCGCAGACCCGCGAGGCGCTGCGCGAGTCGGGCGGCTCGGTGCAGGGCTTCACCTGGGTCCCGCAGGACGTCCGCGACCTGTACCGCACGGCGTGGGAGATCCCGCAGCGCGGCCTCATCGACATGGCCGCCGCCCGCACGCCGTTCCTGGACCAGGCCCAGTCGCTGAACCTGTTCCTGGAGACGCCGACCATCGGCAAGCTCTCCTCGATGTACGCGTACGCCTGGAAGTCGGGCCTGAAGACGACGTACTACCTGCGCTCGCGCCCGGCGACCCGCATCGCCCGCGCGGCACAGGCCCAGACCCCGATCCCCGTACAGCAGGCGACCCCCGACGAGGACGCCGTCGCCTGCTCCCTCGAAAACCCCGAAAGCTGCGAGGCCTGCCAGTAA
- a CDS encoding GlxA family transcriptional regulator — MLKNVAAVLLDGVEPFELGVLCEVFGTDRSDEGLPVYDFAVASAEGPTLRSYAGFSLQVEHGLERLDTADLIAVPAGRSYAVRDFPPELLDALRRAVDRGARLLSVCSGVFVLGAAGLLDGRHCAVHWMHADDLARQYPRAVVEPDVLYVDEDPIITSAGTAAGIDACLHLVRKEQGPEVANAIARRMVVPPHRDGGQAQYIERPLPAAPCDTVGEVLVWMERHLNEEVTVEQLAARALMSPRTFARRFQQETGTTPYRWILRQRVLLAQQLLEATDETMDAIAGRTGFGNAAALRHQFVRALGTTPQAYRRTFRGPQAA; from the coding sequence ATGCTGAAGAACGTGGCCGCAGTCCTCCTCGACGGCGTCGAGCCCTTCGAACTCGGCGTCCTGTGCGAGGTGTTCGGCACCGACCGCAGCGACGAGGGCCTGCCGGTGTACGACTTCGCGGTCGCCTCGGCCGAGGGGCCGACCCTGCGGTCGTACGCCGGGTTCTCGCTGCAGGTGGAGCACGGCCTGGAGCGCCTGGACACCGCCGACCTGATCGCCGTACCGGCCGGGCGCTCCTACGCCGTCCGCGACTTCCCGCCCGAACTGCTCGACGCCCTGCGCCGCGCGGTCGACCGCGGAGCCCGGCTCCTCAGCGTCTGCTCCGGTGTCTTCGTGCTGGGCGCGGCCGGGCTCCTGGACGGGCGGCACTGCGCGGTGCACTGGATGCACGCGGACGACCTCGCCCGGCAGTACCCGCGGGCGGTCGTCGAGCCCGACGTGCTGTACGTCGACGAGGACCCGATCATCACCTCGGCCGGCACCGCCGCCGGGATCGACGCCTGCCTCCACCTCGTCCGCAAGGAACAGGGTCCGGAGGTCGCCAACGCCATCGCGCGCCGCATGGTGGTGCCCCCGCACCGCGACGGCGGGCAGGCCCAGTACATCGAGCGCCCGCTGCCGGCCGCCCCCTGCGACACGGTCGGCGAGGTGCTCGTCTGGATGGAGCGCCACCTCAACGAGGAGGTGACCGTCGAGCAGCTCGCGGCCCGCGCCCTGATGTCGCCGCGCACCTTCGCCCGGCGTTTCCAGCAGGAGACCGGGACCACTCCGTACCGCTGGATCCTGCGCCAACGGGTGCTGCTGGCCCAGCAGTTGCTGGAGGCGACGGACGAGACGATGGACGCGATCGCGGGACGCACGGGGTTCGGCAACGCGGCCGCGCTGCGCCACCAGTTCGTCCGGGCGCTGGGCACGACCCCGCAGGCGTACCGGCGCACGTTCAGGGGCCCGCAGGCCGCCTGA
- a CDS encoding CstA-like transporter-associated (seleno)protein, with protein sequence MRSALVRAARGIRWYVRELTDESAYDRYVAHVRGNHQEARVPSRRDFERMRTDRQEKDPRQGFRCC encoded by the coding sequence ATGCGGTCGGCGCTGGTCAGGGCGGCTAGGGGAATCCGCTGGTACGTACGCGAATTGACGGACGAATCCGCGTACGACCGCTATGTGGCGCACGTACGCGGGAACCATCAGGAGGCCCGAGTACCCTCCCGCCGTGACTTCGAGCGAATGCGGACGGACCGCCAGGAGAAGGACCCCCGCCAGGGATTCCGCTGCTGCTGA
- a CDS encoding carbon starvation CstA family protein yields MRTANPRTVVVWTLVALVGAAGWSVLALARGEDVSAAWMVAAALGSYAIAYRFYAKFIAYKVLRVDRTRATPAERLNNGIDFHPTDRRVLLGHHFAAIAGAGPLVGPVLAAQMGYLPGTVWIIAGVVFAGAVQDMVVLFFSTRRDGRSLGQMAREEIGPFGGAAALVAAFAIMIILLGVLALVVVNALAASPWGTFSIAMTIPIALLMGFYLRVLRPGRVAEVSLIGVALLLLALVAGRWVAESSWAGAFTLAPSTLVIWLIGYGFVASILPVWMLLAPRDYLSTFMKIGTIALLALGVVITLPTLRMDAVTDFASKGNGPVFAGSLFPFAFITIACGALSGFHSLISSGTTPKMIQKETQVRMIGYGSMLMESSVAIMALLAASIIDPGLYFAMNAPSGVIGTTVQNASHVVGGWGYQISPADLAQAAKNVEESTLLSRTGGAPTLAIGISEIFSKVTGGSLRAFWYHFAIMFEALFILTAIDAGTRVGRFMLQDTLGNLYRPFKNVSWKPGLVITSAIVTGLWGYFLWVGVHEPLGGINQLFPIFGICNQLLAAVALAVCTTLLVKSGRLKWAWITGVPLVWDATVTLTASWQKVFSGDPKVGFFKQRSVFQDAIDSGKVLPPAKSMDDMHTVVINSTVDGVLSAILALLVVVVVADAARVCVRHIRRPALSSLSESPYVRSEIVAPAGLIPTREEKEEMRDAVGAGQGG; encoded by the coding sequence GTGCGTACCGCGAACCCCCGAACCGTCGTCGTCTGGACCCTCGTCGCGCTGGTGGGCGCGGCGGGCTGGTCCGTACTCGCCCTGGCCCGCGGGGAGGACGTGTCGGCCGCCTGGATGGTCGCCGCCGCCCTCGGCTCGTACGCCATCGCCTACCGCTTCTACGCGAAGTTCATCGCGTACAAGGTGCTCAGGGTCGACAGGACCCGGGCGACTCCTGCCGAGCGGCTGAACAACGGCATCGACTTCCATCCGACCGACCGGCGCGTGCTGCTCGGCCACCACTTCGCGGCGATCGCGGGCGCCGGACCGCTGGTCGGGCCCGTGCTCGCCGCGCAGATGGGCTATCTGCCCGGCACGGTCTGGATCATCGCCGGCGTCGTCTTCGCGGGCGCGGTCCAGGACATGGTGGTGCTGTTCTTCTCCACGCGCCGGGACGGCAGGTCGCTGGGGCAGATGGCGCGCGAGGAGATCGGCCCGTTCGGCGGCGCGGCCGCGCTGGTCGCCGCCTTCGCCATCATGATCATCCTGCTCGGGGTGCTGGCCCTGGTCGTGGTGAACGCCCTCGCCGCCTCCCCGTGGGGCACCTTCTCCATCGCCATGACGATCCCCATCGCCCTGCTGATGGGGTTCTATCTGCGGGTGCTGCGGCCGGGGCGGGTCGCCGAGGTCTCCCTGATCGGTGTGGCACTGCTGCTGCTCGCGCTGGTCGCGGGCCGCTGGGTCGCCGAGTCCTCCTGGGCCGGCGCCTTCACCCTCGCGCCCTCGACGCTGGTCATCTGGCTGATCGGGTACGGCTTCGTCGCCTCGATCCTGCCGGTGTGGATGCTGCTGGCGCCCCGCGACTACCTCTCCACCTTCATGAAGATCGGCACGATCGCGCTGCTCGCGCTCGGCGTCGTCATCACGCTGCCGACGCTGAGGATGGACGCCGTCACCGACTTCGCGTCGAAGGGCAACGGACCCGTCTTCGCGGGCTCGCTCTTCCCGTTCGCCTTCATCACCATCGCCTGCGGGGCACTGTCCGGCTTCCACTCGCTCATATCGAGCGGTACGACGCCGAAGATGATCCAGAAGGAGACGCAGGTCCGGATGATCGGCTACGGCTCCATGCTGATGGAGTCGTCGGTCGCGATCATGGCGCTGCTGGCGGCGAGCATCATCGACCCGGGCCTGTACTTCGCGATGAACGCGCCGTCCGGCGTGATCGGCACCACCGTGCAGAACGCCTCGCACGTGGTGGGCGGTTGGGGCTACCAGATCTCCCCCGCCGACCTCGCGCAGGCGGCGAAGAACGTCGAGGAGTCCACCCTGCTGTCCCGCACCGGCGGCGCGCCGACGCTCGCCATCGGCATCTCGGAGATCTTCTCCAAGGTGACCGGCGGGAGTCTGCGCGCGTTCTGGTATCACTTCGCGATCATGTTCGAGGCGCTGTTCATCCTGACCGCGATCGACGCCGGGACGCGCGTGGGCCGCTTCATGCTCCAGGACACCCTCGGCAACCTCTACCGACCCTTCAAGAACGTCAGTTGGAAGCCCGGCCTGGTCATCACCAGTGCGATCGTGACCGGCCTGTGGGGGTACTTCCTCTGGGTGGGTGTGCACGAACCGCTCGGCGGCATCAACCAGCTGTTCCCGATCTTCGGTATCTGCAACCAGCTGCTTGCGGCCGTCGCGCTGGCCGTCTGCACGACGCTGCTCGTGAAGTCCGGGCGCCTCAAGTGGGCCTGGATCACCGGGGTTCCGCTCGTCTGGGACGCCACGGTGACGCTGACGGCGAGCTGGCAGAAGGTGTTCTCCGGCGACCCGAAGGTCGGCTTCTTCAAGCAGCGCTCGGTGTTCCAGGACGCCATCGACTCCGGGAAGGTCCTGCCGCCCGCCAAGAGCATGGACGACATGCACACCGTCGTCATCAACTCCACGGTGGACGGCGTCCTTTCGGCCATCCTCGCCCTCCTCGTCGTCGTGGTGGTCGCGGACGCGGCCCGGGTCTGCGTCCGGCACATCCGCCGCCCCGCACTGTCCTCGCTGAGTGAATCGCCGTACGTGCGGTCGGAGATCGTCGCCCCGGCCGGGCTGATCCCGACCCGGGAGGAGAAGGAGGAGATGCGCGATGCGGTCGGCGCTGGTCAGGGCGGCTAG